The region tgagtgagtgagtgagtgagtgagtgagtgagtgtgtgtgtgtgtgtgtgtgtgtgtgtgtgtgtgtgtgtgtgtgtgtgtgtgtgtgtgtgtgtgtgtgtgtgtgtgtgtgtgtgtgtgtgtgtgtgtgtgtgtgtgtgtttgaatgtgtgagtgtgtgagtgaatggtgtgtgtgccctgcgatggactggcgacctgtccagggtgtattcctgcctttcgcccaatgtatgctgggataggctccagcccccctgcgaccctgttcaggataagcgggttaggataatggatggatggatggacttctGACGGTCAAATGAATGAACGCCTTCAaagcacaacactgtttatcccaccccttctctgtaaacgctgACTCACACGCTAAGTGGAGGAGCCACATCGGCTTCTCTActgcgcagtctctggctccaaatgtACAAAATGGCGGTGCCGGTAAACTTGATTTACGCTTTTCACGATAAAaaagtcagtgggtgacgtaacaggcacttggtcaaTATTTTTATACAGCTTTTGGTATCAGCGCTGTGACACTGACCTTTGGCTTCGACTATGATGTTGTCTGGATCAGGGTTggcaggggggatgtagggagtCAGGGTTTCAGGGGAGGTGTCAGCAGAGACAGGCAGGTCCTTCAGAACCAGCGTTGCTGGCGTGCGGGAGAAGTGGCCACTGCTGGCTCCCATGGATCCAAAacccccgccctcctccaccAGAGAACAGGACAGCACCACATCTTGCCCCACAAACTCTGCTTGGGTAAGGTGTGAAGGAGGAAAACCTGATGAAACACATCACAAATGCTCCCAGGAGAGCAAGTGAGCAAGATAAGGGCTaatccagtggttcccaaactcaacccccccacccccaacattTAATAACATTAAATTCCATTAGCCCCTTCTATTAAATAGCGTGAAAATAGCTATTTTTGCTATAGGCCTACTTAAGGCATTTGGACTTcagatcaaaaaataaataaaaagaggtGAGACAAAATTACAATCAGCTTTTACTTCATGGTATTTATAGGCACGCATGTTCAAgccattttacagaaaactCTGGGGTGCGTTTCcggaagccttcttaacgctacgtcgttcgtaagttgtaccttaagctctaccttaacgtcTCAGCttgtttcccgaaacgttctaAGCTacgtataccttctgtacgtcgtactttcgtaaggttggtttggattggaccactcttagctataccttagcgatgttgtcagctcactccgctagtggccaccgcTGTTACGACCGCAaacctctgaaatcagctgttgctgttagttacatctcaatctgttaaacaatatgtacagtaataattctacagttgtagttggctaataatattactaaaataccacattaatggcactgttctcatgcaaataataaaattacgaAGGATTCATGTTGCCTAAttcactttattgaacatgttgcctaattgccttttaaatgatattcactGATGATTTttaaactgacgatttcccactctctgtgtgctggagcgatATTTAACCATcgttctttcttggttttgttggacaccggagtcctaaaacaggaaaataatgtttttttattcagcgccacgtctaacaatatctccatttcgtttgctgtgaagcttatttcttagttttttttccgccatatcttatgtaaaaaaaaatattaaaattttttttttgcatttgtgttggtgcgcttttattaaaaacatcagctaatcagagaaagtAGTGAGTTACACCAGAAATGTGACGGTGCTTCTGCCAAAtaaaccctgattgcaaagtcatttaaggcactatgacaaagatataaaaaataatgtaaataaaacatgtcatGCCAAATaaggcgtattgctagatggagtagccacaaaccgtatcactaaccatatatataatttggcgaaaattatatatacggttggataatttagtttgtaagttttgaATTGTATTAGTACGTTCCCAGCATTCGtggtaaatgcaatatttttttgtattcctgcagtgttttattaataaataatagtactttctctcataacgcactcaacagtcgctgcatggagtgcataatcgatcttagagcgagtcgatgggcctagtaacgtcgcaCGTAGACCGCCAAAGTGATAGTTCGGGAAACACACGTAGAAAAGTAagcaactttagtaaggtataccttagatAGTCTTCGTAAAGCGCTAAGAGACACTGttatcgggaaacgcacccctgTTTTGTGTTGAATCCCACCATTTTCAGCTGTGCATATTACCGGATGAATGACAGGTTGCTCAGGCGTTTCCTTTTAGACAGATTGTTCACACATAAAAGAGCAGTGTCTTGCCTTGGACAAATTTCAGTCTACCGTCCCATACTATTGGAgggaatataaataatataaatgaatataaatatacattattaattcatataAATTAACAGAAATCTTACCAGACACAGCAGAAGCCGTAAAATAACTCACAACCAGGAGTCCAACGCTGAAAATCATCATCAGTTTCACAACTGTTCTTTGCTCTCATAGATATGTCGATCTTCCCGAATTCATTTTAGACTAACGTTTTATTCGGAAACACGGCGTAGAATTTTTTTTAACGGAAGtacaatattatttaaaaaaggtcAGATTCAGGAGCAATCGTTTTTAGCATTCCGTATACAGCATCTTTGTAATGAGCTACCAAATCGCTTTCGGTTTTCTTTTAAAGTGCCGTACGTTGGAATAACAACTGGAGTGCAATGCACCGACAAGAAATACTAGCTACGTCTAGGCTACTCGAGAAAACTATTGTTGTTATATTTCGGCGACATCAAcgtcaataaaaaatgtatctgtcTTATTGTATTACTCATACAGTACAGGTTGGCGCAGAACAGAACTGAAAGTAAAAATAACAGATCCGCCAATAGTAGCAGAGATGCTGCTTTGCAAATCGGTTACTAGGAAGAACTGTACATATAGGTATGCCTAGCTAGTCGTACTTCCCTACTAGCAAGTCTTTACATAGTAGGCCTACCGCCATTTCAGGGCAACATAACATTTGTGAcgtattaatgttatgtaaaagaAAGTTGGCATGTGTTGTACTTTGTTGCATGTCCTAATTGACATTTCCCCCAGAAGCTACAGTGAGTTGAGGGGCTATTTGTGTTTTGGTTCTTGGgtagttccttttagcctccacagtttgctcttgccatcactctgatacaggCTAATTTAGGCACTGGCCTTCCTGTTCTTgcggctaactagtggtttgcagaGTAGCATCTTTTGGTCTGTTAGTGAAGTCTTCTGTTGACAGTAGTGACTGGCACTTCCATGTTGCCTCCGGAGGAGTGTTTATgctctgtcagacaggtgtttaggggtttttcttcattatggtgataATTCTTCGGttatcaactgtagaggtcctCCCAGGCCCTTTTGCAATTACTCAGCTCACCAACAAGTGCTCTCCGAACAGTTTATTTCGGTAAGCAtaaggtttggcctatgtctctgacttatgtttcttatttatttttcagccttATAATAGCACATATAATAGCAGTCTGATCCTTGataatgccaataacagacctGTCAagccattttccaaaatattatggtgccctgacatggattatgtataaaaagcatTGTAATTTCTATGTGGtgaaatcaaaatatttataaataccCTGTAATAGAAgttctgcactttaaccattttcgattataaatataaaattgtggagcacagagccaaatcaagaaaaaatatttatttgtccaaGATaaattatggagctcactgaatgtgtgtatgtatatgtgtgtgtgtgtctgtttgtaatgAATTGCTATTCTCTTCAGAATACTATAAAGCATGCAGAGATGACAAATAATGGAAGGGCTGTGAAAGTTAATTGGCTACTAGTACAATGGAATTTGCTGAATGGACTTTTCCAAAACTATAAATGGGAAGTATTTAGTCTattgaaaacatttacattttgcaaGTGTTTTAATGAACCACTTCAGTAAACAATATGGACTAGAAACGCATTCCATGGAGCTGACTTGTACAGGACAAAGGCAAATCTGGCTTTGATCCATTGCTTTTAATGTGAAATGAAGTTTACACATCATTATGCATGCAATTCTCAATGAGATCTGTTTAATAATGTGATGTCCTGTTGTTGGTACAGCCtacaaccacacatcacacttGTCTGATATTGTACCCACACAATAAGTATGTAGTAAGTTGACAGTTAAGCACAcatgcagcaaaacaaaatcTTTGGCCTTTTTTTTAGCGCACACTGCAAGCATCATGGaccaccttccctctctctgcctgtgaaGAGGTACCAGTCATTGCATTGATCACCACATGATGCAGAACTGACAGCAGACAGGAAGCATATTTCTCTTATCTAGGAATTAACACATTGAGAAGTATCACATGCAACATTGAATAATCTCTGCATGTTGGTGTGTAGTGTTGCAACTTGCCAAGTGTACTGACATCTCAATCCTTGTGATTACATTACCTTTCAAAGGTGGTttattattttgccatttttaacaattttaaCTAAAATTATACTTCACGGCTATAATTGCTTGGCCGTATACCTCATTCTGCAGCCTTCATTGTTTTCTTGATCCAATCAGAATAATTATTCACACGGGTATAGACCCCATAAACCCCCCGTTTCCCACAGCCGATACCCCAGCTAACGATCCCAGCGGCCCAGTATGGCCCATCGGGCTGCCGTATGGCGAACGCTCCCCCACTGTCTCCCCCGCAGGTGTCTTTCCCTCCCATTGAGAATCCGGCGCAGAACATGTTGTCTGTCAAATCAGGGATGGGCTTGTCTGTCTTCTCTAGCGTATCAAAGCCTTTTCTGCACGTGGATTGGTCCACCAGAGGGAGTTCTACGTACTTGAGCGTTTCACTGAGCGTGTTCTGATCAGTCCTCCCAAAACCAGAAACCACCCTGAGGGAGGAATTCAGTCATACAGTAATCAGAATGTCAACAAAGCCCACagttaatgaaaaatgaaacaaaatgtcaacTTCATTTTTAAAACCTGTTACAGAGCCTCCTGGCTCTGATGAATGGTACTGTATATCTAACCGGGGTCAGCAATGACTGCTTGTAAGTTGGGAGCTCTCAATAGCGTTATCCTCAAATCAAGTCTACAGCAGTTGTTTAGGAATGACAGAATGATAAGGCTGTGCGACTCACAGTTCAACTCATAGGGTTTTTTAGATTGGGTTTCGTGTATGTGAACGGTGATTCAAAGCAATGCACAACCATCATGAAAAAATTTTACGTACCCAATTTTCCCACTTTCATATTTGTCTCCCTCTGCTGGAAGACACAGTGGCATGACAAACTTATTAAATGTGATCGGCTCACGAAGTTTGAGCAGGGCAATGTCATTGTTGAAGTTATGGCCAGAGGAACTATCAtaatgaggatgaggatgaacCGAAGCAATCCAGAGTCGAGAAGTTGCATTGTTTTCGCGGACATCGTTCTTTCCCACATATGCCttgagagagagatattcaCATGACACTtcatgcatttggcagacacgtATCCAAATGGACTCTTAaaactggatatttactgaatccATTCAGGTTATGTACCTCGTTCAAGGGTACAGTGGCAGTGGAATCACACATATAACTTAAAAACTGATTTGACCTGGTAATTTGATTTTACCCACCCACTACTAATCATTAAACTACATGACTACGCATGACTCCTCATTCATTTGATGGTGAGATTCCTTTTGAAATCAACAAGTTAACTGCTTTGATAGTTCCGTGAGAGAACAAGTTAATGAAATTCTTGCTTCGGTTCAAGATATTTATTCTAATATAAATAACGTCATGACTATAATTTACATACTTTATGACAGTCAAATTTGTAGCAGTCACTAATGAATAtatcagaacccccccccccccccacacacacacacatacacgcacacacacctcgaTCTCCTCCGCATTCGCGACGACTTTGGTTTTAATTTGCACCACGTTGTGGGCAGCAGTGAGGAGCCATTGATCCCCAATCACAGACGCTCCACCAAACCCATGTATCTTTAAATAAACCTGCCAAGGAACGGCTCCTGCTGGTGCGTCCGCACCCCCCAGCACCCTCTGATGGCCCGAGAGGGTGACCTGGGGGCGGCCACACACTGAGGGGCGGGATGCGATCACATATTAGGGGTTTCAGAACATAAACATCTTTTTTATAAAATCTGTTTTACAGGCAGAACAATTATAAACAGAGGGTATGGATATGAATTTGTAATCATTATGCAGTGGGGGGGTCAATTGAATTTAAGAAATGCCGTCCatagaaaaaacacagaaaagaaaactaCAGATTCAATTAAAGAATCATGCTGGCATCACTTGGTTTCCATAGGCTATGTATCACAGCGTATGGTTAAATGCAATGCCTCTGTGTTGTGAAATCCCCCATGCTGGTCCTCATTAACCCAGAAAAACTGTTGAAAGTTAATTAGCCTATACTGTACATCtttacattcacacattctgttAGATGTCACTGGAACCTtaaatccaacatggaacatgcTAGGGTAGTGAATGGGGCTGGTAAAAATGTTGCTGTCGCTGGCCATTTCCTTAATATTGAGTCTTAGTTCCAGACTCCAGTTGGTCAGTTTAATGTTATTGAGCTTGTTGTCttgtctttaaaaataatggGTTAGTATTGGTTGACCTGGTTACCTGGGAAACACGTGGGGATGATATAATTGCTCTGATGGTCTTTCCACCTCCTGCCTGCTGTGCATGTATAGTTTACTGGGGGAACAAGGTAGATGGCAAATCAAAATGACCAAACTACATATAATATATTGACTTTCATGTACGGTATACTGTGGTAGGAGACATAGAGAGTTAGAGGCAAATCATAGCTGATAGAAATGTGTTCACTATCACAGAAATGCAACAACatgtcaaacaaaacatttttacctATTGCCCCATTTGCCAAGGAATAATATGGGTCATTGCAGTGATATTGAATGACAGAGAGGTACTTGTTCTCAGTTCCAGACAGGAATGATATCTTTCCATTCAACAAGGCAATTGGATTCCCACAGTCAatcactgtggagagagagagagagagagaggcgggcaCATCATGCTACACTACATGGACACATAGCTTGGTACCAGCTGACTAAACTCAACAAACATAAACCTACTGCGAGACATGCATACATAAGTGGCatcctagagagagagagagagagagacagagagagagagagatagcgacagtgagagagagagagagagagagagagagagagagagagagagagagagagagagagagagagagagagagagagagagagactaataAGAGACTCTTCTTAAAGTTGTTGTATTAAACAGTTGCAGCACATTATAACAGCACATATAATAGAGTACATCAGCACGGGGCACTGTTGCtgtatgcacagtgtgtgtattcTCTGCACATTCCTCTATGCATCTGAGAGAGGACTCACTGTGACACTCAGGGAGAGGAATGTGCCATTGGCCATCATTCTGACATGTTGAGAAGTAGCTTGGAATCTCTTCACCCCCCTGTGATGAGAACAGAGGAAAATGTAGATTAGCCTACTCACAATTTTCTTAAACAACTGACAGCGGCCTCCCCATTACCCCCACAACACAGTGAATTTCTGAAACCATGCTGACAGCCTCCAGCACTGGAATATTCTGACTGGCTAACAGCCTCTGACACTACattgtttctgattggctgaccaCCCCACAGCAACAGTTCaccgttctgattggctgacagaCCCCAGCACTCTCACCATCATTAACTTGTAGCCAACATCACACAGCACGGAGATGTAGTCCCTGTAGAGATACTGGGGAAGGTTTGGGGTAACTTTACCATTGGCAATTCCATTTGGAGACTCACACTGCACCCCTGACAAAGGAAACGGCGTTATTGCTGAATTATAATTAGAGCCAATCATagataaaatacacaaacagttAGGCTTTTAATTCTTTCTCATAGAATTCATTTGTACATATGCATGTCATTCCACTTGTTTCTTGATCCTAGTCAGCACCCAACCAGGCTCATTATTACCGCATAGTAGGATTTTTGCATTGCTTCTTATTGTATTGCTTGATTTGGTTCAGATGCGTGTAAATGAGGAAATCGCAATATGactaaaaaaacttttttctgggCATGTTAACTACAACACTCACTGAACCACATCTCACACGGTACACTGCTCAGGCGTGATCTCTTTGCCTTGCAGTCACACTTCAGGACTCCATTCAGTTGTCAGACATTTTCTTTGGCATAAACataattttgtattattgtataacTCCTATCTGTCACATTTCTCAGACATATTGACATATTGCCCATAGTTGAAAAGCCCACTTGAGCTCTTCGTCATGACTGTTGGAACCCTGTAACTTCCTACTACTTACCTGCGCCGATGTAGCCTATCCTCTCACAATACGTCTTTCACACTTTCACAATATGACTGTCCTCAATACTACACACCAATCACACTTCCTCCCAAACTTTCCCTACAGATTTCCCCCTTCTTTCTCCTTCCCTTTCTTCACGTGttcgccccctcccctccctggttCCACgcgtccctccccccccctcactctgtgTGCTGTACTGCAGGTGCCAGCCGAAACTCAGGCCCTGCTGGTCCGTGTGGTAGGCCAGCTCGACGCTGTGGGACTGAGTGCGGATGACTCCTGGACTCTTCTGCCCGCACAGCTTCATGGGGTCTTTCCCTGGGACCGACACCTAGGGAAGGCCacagggagaagaagaagaagaagcggGCTCATGCTCAACACCTTTGAAAGGTTTCCCAgaaccagaggtggaaaatccaggttcagaaagaaAAATTTCTGTATTTGCTCATTCTAATAATTGTGCAGGCAGgggtctgttccacaaagcaggattaccaagTTAGCCAGATAATTGTAAAACCTGGACCCTAACCAGATCTGGAATATGAACTGAATTAAAAAGAGTTGTTTCATGTTTTACGTTGTGTGGTTATCTGtaataactcagtaatcctgctttgtggaacagggcccaggaGATGGAACTAATAAGTGAAATCATAGACTTTCCAATTGTGTTcaatactcatacacatgcgcacgcacacacacacacatatacacacacacatacatacatatacacacatgcacacacacacacacacacacatacagtgcagtaccTGGAGCCAGTGAAAGGGACAATTTTGGCTATCCCCTTCTAGAGACTCTATGTGGAACAGCCCAGTAAAATTGAGAGTCACAATAAATCCAGGCTCCACTGAGATGTGGTACTGACAGGCCAGTCCATGGGGAGAGGGCTGGGGGTATCCTGGGCTGGACATCACACCCTCTGGCTCAGAGAAAAGACCCCCTCCACAATGCACTGagggatacagagagagagagagagagagagagagagagagcagtgctgTACCCAATATTGTCTATTCCATCCTTAGCTGGTACATTGAATTTAACTGTTTAATGAAATTCAGCTTCCTGTGCACTGAGCCAATGATATGCATGAGAATAGTGCGAAGGGAAATTAATTTGAGCAACTTCCCAATTGTTACATTTGAGCCTTTTGAAGCTAACTGCCAAACAATCACGAGCTTGCTAGCTAATGTCAGGTACATAGTTTGTATGGTGCTTCTGCATAACAGCAAATTgaattgtttactttttttaaaaattaaattgaagTGGGATGGTCAGTGGAACATCACATGCAATCACCATCCAGCATGAATGATATGTTTCGGTGGGGTCAGAGCAGGAAGGCTGAAAGATTCTTTCATCATTACACAATGGAACGAGATGGTTGCTTTCGCCTCACTTCTCTGTCTTTTCCCAGTTTATGTCCCATTCTCATTACACAGTATCATCCTCTGTACCCCTTCAtcgcctctctctcagctgtcTAAGGTATAgttttcaaactataccttagtcctccctcctgacccccccccctttccaatatctctcttgtctaacccaaaaaaaaaagattaaaaaaaaaagattataaattGCACTTGTACGATgactatttttgtttagaacagcccttcatgtgcattttactagttatggatgtgatgctttaacttgtggaagaacctatgcacttgtaggtcgccttggattaaaagcgtctgccaaatgacaaatgtaacagtaaatgtaaatgtctagATCAGAGGCAGCACTCACAGTCACAGGTGCGCTGGTCAGGTCTGAGCTCGTAGCCATGGTGACAGGAGCACATGTAAGAGCCCAGGGTGTTGTGGCAGATCTGAGAGCACAGGGGTCCAGAGTCGTCGTCCGGTTCGGGCAGGGCACACTCGTCCACATCTGCGTGGGACACACACTGGAGGTTCACAGACGGCCCGTGCTCCCCTAACACATCCCGTGCCCCTCGTAACGCACCGTACCTATTGCCTGGTAGAAGGCAGAGAAGCCAATGTTCTGGTGGGGCCCAGCATTTGAATCATCCGTCTGAAAGACTACAGCAAGTTGGTTGCCCGGAGACAGGATGGGTTCGTTGCCAGGGTGTTGACCCTCTATGGAATTCTTCTGACCGCAGAACTTTCCCAGCACTTTCCTCTTGTACATCACCTGGTGGGGGAGCGGGACACAGGGGAAGGTTTAGGGTCGCGGAGCATCGGCGAAACGGCGAGCGCTCGCTCAGGAGGCCTACTGACCGTCACGGAGTCGTAGTAGCAGTCCTGCGACGACTCCACGTCCAGGTGGAGGAACGTGAGTTTGATTCTGTAGCCCTCCGGGACGGAGAGGTCCCACTGCTCGGACAGCGAGGCGGGGTACGGCTGTGGGTACAGGGGCGACTGCAGCTGCCCGTGCAGCGGTGCCtcggggggggtgcgggggatCGCTAAACCccaacactcatacacacaaagcagcctgcaggagagagagagcatgtctCTGCAGAACGGAGTAAACTGATCATATAGTTACTGGGTGAAGTGTAACTATACTCAAACTTGTTCGTTGAGGGAAGACTCAAAGGTTTAAAAGTTTCGGTACATTACCTGCACAAG is a window of Conger conger chromosome 1, fConCon1.1, whole genome shotgun sequence DNA encoding:
- the LOC133124690 gene encoding complement C1r subcomponent-like; its protein translation is MAWIYPVIWLLCVYECWGLAIPRTPPEAPLHGQLQSPLYPQPYPASLSEQWDLSVPEGYRIKLTFLHLDVESSQDCYYDSVTVMYKRKVLGKFCGQKNSIEGQHPGNEPILSPGNQLAVVFQTDDSNAGPHQNIGFSAFYQAIDVDECALPEPDDDSGPLCSQICHNTLGSYMCSCHHGYELRPDQRTCDLHCGGGLFSEPEGVMSSPGYPQPSPHGLACQYHISVEPGFIVTLNFTGLFHIESLEGDSQNCPFHWLQVSVPGKDPMKLCGQKSPGVIRTQSHSVELAYHTDQQGLSFGWHLQYSTQRVQCESPNGIANGKVTPNLPQYLYRDYISVLCDVGYKLMMGGEEIPSYFSTCQNDGQWHIPLPECHMIDCGNPIALLNGKISFLSGTENKYLSVIQYHCNDPYYSLANGAIVNYTCTAGRRWKDHQSNYIIPTCFPVCGRPQVTLSGHQRVLGGADAPAGAVPWQVYLKIHGFGGASVIGDQWLLTAAHNVVQIKTKVVANAEEIEAYVGKNDVRENNATSRLWIASVHPHPHYDSSSGHNFNNDIALLKLREPITFNKFVMPLCLPAEGDKYESGKIGVVSGFGRTDQNTLSETLKYVELPLVDQSTCRKGFDTLEKTDKPIPDLTDNMFCAGFSMGGKDTCGGDSGGAFAIRQPDGPYWAAGIVSWGIGCGKRGVYGVYTRVNNYSDWIKKTMKAAE